Proteins found in one Fulvitalea axinellae genomic segment:
- a CDS encoding ABC transporter ATP-binding protein yields the protein MIRLSNIQKSYWVGHQELKVLKGINLEVSNGELVSIMGPSGSGKSTLLNILGILDVYDRGSYTLDGNLIQNLKEKQAAYYRNRLLGFVFQSFNLLSFKNALENVAMPLYYQKVSRKKRNELAFEYLKRVGLEDRALHMPSELSGGQKQRVAIARALITDPKVILADEPTGALDSQTSVNVMNLLKQVNNEGKTVIIVTHENEIANETQRVIRLKDGLITSDEVPNGKVLG from the coding sequence ATGATCAGACTCAGCAACATACAGAAGAGCTATTGGGTAGGTCACCAAGAGCTTAAAGTCCTAAAGGGCATCAACCTGGAAGTGTCAAACGGAGAACTCGTGTCCATCATGGGGCCTTCCGGTTCCGGAAAATCCACTTTGCTTAACATTTTGGGAATTCTCGACGTCTATGACCGGGGTTCCTACACCCTAGACGGCAACCTGATCCAAAACCTAAAGGAAAAGCAAGCCGCCTATTATCGCAATAGGCTTCTGGGATTCGTGTTCCAGTCGTTCAACCTTCTTTCTTTCAAAAACGCCCTGGAAAACGTGGCCATGCCCTTGTATTACCAAAAGGTAAGCAGAAAAAAAAGGAACGAATTAGCTTTTGAGTACCTAAAGAGGGTCGGTTTGGAAGATCGAGCGCTACACATGCCAAGCGAGCTGTCCGGAGGACAGAAACAACGTGTCGCCATAGCCAGAGCGCTTATTACCGACCCGAAAGTGATCCTAGCCGACGAACCCACCGGCGCCTTGGACAGCCAAACGTCCGTTAACGTTATGAACCTTCTAAAGCAAGTCAACAACGAAGGCAAGACGGTCATAATCGTTACGCACGAAAACGAAATCGCGAACGAGACCCAACGGGTTATCCGGCTTAAGGACGGCCTGATCACCAGCGACGAAGTACCGAACGGAAAAGTGCTCGGCTGA
- the gyrA gene encoding DNA gyrase subunit A has protein sequence MAEGENENIFPINIEDEMRSAYIDYSMSVIISRALPDVRDGLKPVHRRVLYGMLDLGVTYNKSYKKSARIVGEVLGKYHPHGDSSVYETMVRMAQDWSLRYPLVDGQGNFGSVDGDSPAAMRYTEARLKRVADEMLDDINKETVDFQPNFDDSLKEPTVLPARLPNLLVNGASGIAVGMATNMPPHNLSEVVDGIIAYIDNNDIEISELMEHVKAPDFPTGGQIYGMTGVKSAFETGRGRVVIRAKATIEETKSGREQIVVTEIPYMVNKANMIEKTAAMINEKKIEGISDIRDESDRTGYRVVYELKRDAIPNIVLNHLYKYTQLQTSFGVNNVALVKGRPRTLNLKEMIKYYVEHRHEVVVRRTQYELAEAERRAHILQGYLIALDNIDEVIELIRGSRDPELAKRGLIERFELSEIQAKAILEMRLQRLTGLERDKIQSEFEEIQKKIQHYNDILNNYDLRMNVVKEELLEVKEKFGDDRRTEIIHSAEDFEVEDMIPNQEVAVTISHQGYIKRTALDEFRTQGRGGVGSRGATTKQDDFTEQLFVTGLHDYLLIFTEKGRMFWLRTFEVPEGTKTAKGRAIQNLIEIESDDKVRTVLNVGDIRIKDYVCNHFLLMCTSKGIVKKTSLEAYSRPRQRGIHALKINDGDRLLNVILTDGKKKIVLATSQGQAIRFDENEVRAMGRMATGVKGAKLQDETDEIIGIVSETEETEGLLVVSENGFGKRTQLMEYRQTRRGSKGVRALKVTEKTGKLVAISVVMDGDDLMIITKNGITIRMGVDQDQMRLMGRATQGVKLIRLNEGDEISSIEKVEKIGEENEEQDTQDEAGTEE, from the coding sequence ATGGCTGAAGGAGAAAACGAAAACATTTTTCCGATTAATATCGAAGATGAGATGCGAAGCGCCTACATCGACTATTCGATGTCGGTTATCATCTCGCGCGCTTTGCCCGATGTGCGTGACGGTCTGAAACCCGTTCACAGAAGGGTGTTATACGGAATGCTTGACCTCGGGGTCACCTATAACAAATCGTATAAGAAATCCGCGAGAATTGTGGGTGAAGTGCTTGGTAAGTACCATCCCCACGGTGATTCGTCGGTGTACGAGACGATGGTGCGAATGGCGCAGGATTGGTCCTTGCGATATCCGTTGGTTGACGGGCAGGGTAACTTCGGTTCGGTAGACGGTGACTCGCCTGCGGCGATGCGTTATACCGAGGCCCGCTTGAAGCGGGTTGCGGATGAGATGTTGGACGATATTAACAAGGAAACGGTTGACTTCCAGCCGAACTTTGACGATTCGCTCAAGGAACCGACCGTGCTTCCGGCCCGTTTGCCGAACTTGTTGGTCAACGGAGCGTCCGGTATTGCGGTAGGTATGGCTACAAATATGCCTCCTCACAACCTTTCGGAAGTGGTGGACGGCATTATCGCTTATATCGACAACAACGATATCGAGATCTCGGAGCTTATGGAGCATGTGAAAGCTCCCGACTTCCCGACCGGTGGCCAGATTTATGGTATGACCGGTGTCAAGTCGGCTTTTGAGACTGGACGTGGGCGAGTGGTAATCCGTGCGAAGGCGACGATTGAGGAAACCAAAAGCGGACGCGAGCAGATTGTCGTGACCGAGATCCCTTATATGGTCAACAAGGCGAATATGATCGAGAAAACCGCCGCGATGATCAACGAGAAGAAAATCGAGGGGATTTCTGACATTCGTGACGAATCTGACCGTACCGGTTACCGGGTGGTGTATGAGCTTAAGCGCGACGCCATTCCGAATATCGTACTGAACCACCTTTACAAATACACGCAGTTGCAAACCAGCTTCGGCGTGAATAACGTAGCTTTGGTAAAAGGGCGTCCACGTACGCTCAACCTCAAGGAGATGATCAAATATTATGTTGAGCATCGCCACGAGGTAGTTGTACGCCGTACGCAATACGAATTGGCTGAGGCCGAGCGTCGTGCGCATATCTTGCAAGGCTACTTGATCGCTTTGGACAATATCGACGAAGTGATCGAGCTTATCCGTGGTTCTAGGGATCCTGAGTTGGCTAAGAGAGGTCTTATCGAACGCTTCGAGCTTTCGGAGATTCAAGCCAAGGCTATCTTGGAAATGCGCCTGCAACGTCTTACCGGACTTGAGCGTGACAAGATCCAGAGCGAGTTCGAGGAGATCCAGAAGAAAATCCAACACTACAACGATATCTTGAACAACTACGATCTGCGAATGAACGTGGTGAAAGAGGAGTTGTTGGAAGTGAAAGAGAAATTCGGCGACGACCGTCGTACGGAAATTATCCATAGCGCCGAGGACTTCGAGGTGGAGGATATGATCCCGAACCAGGAAGTTGCGGTAACTATTTCGCACCAAGGATACATCAAACGTACTGCGCTCGACGAGTTCCGTACTCAGGGCCGTGGTGGTGTTGGGTCACGTGGAGCTACCACAAAGCAGGACGATTTCACAGAACAACTTTTCGTTACGGGACTGCACGATTACCTTCTTATTTTCACGGAAAAAGGACGCATGTTCTGGCTCCGCACGTTCGAAGTGCCTGAGGGTACTAAGACGGCTAAAGGAAGGGCAATCCAGAACCTAATCGAAATCGAATCCGACGATAAAGTTCGCACTGTGCTTAATGTGGGCGATATCCGCATTAAAGATTATGTGTGCAACCATTTCCTCTTGATGTGTACCAGCAAAGGTATTGTCAAGAAAACATCACTTGAAGCTTATTCTCGTCCGCGTCAGAGGGGCATCCACGCCTTGAAAATCAATGATGGAGACCGTCTCCTTAACGTAATCCTGACGGACGGTAAGAAGAAGATTGTTCTCGCCACGTCGCAAGGGCAGGCGATCCGCTTCGACGAAAACGAGGTTCGCGCCATGGGCCGTATGGCTACAGGTGTGAAAGGCGCCAAGCTTCAGGATGAAACCGACGAGATAATCGGAATCGTTTCGGAGACCGAAGAGACCGAAGGTCTATTGGTAGTGTCCGAGAACGGTTTTGGAAAGCGTACGCAATTGATGGAGTACCGCCAGACCCGCAGGGGAAGCAAGGGTGTGAGAGCCCTGAAAGTAACCGAGAAGACCGGTAAGCTGGTGGCCATTAGCGTTGTGATGGACGGTGATGACCTGATGATCATTACCAAGAATGGGATTACGATCAGGATGGGAGTGGACCAAGACCAAATGAGGTTGATGGGGCGCGCTACCCAAGGGGTCAAGCTTATCCGTTTGAATGAGGGTGACGAGATCTCTTCGATTGAAAAAGTCGAGAAAATTGGCGAGGAGAACGAAGAACAAGACACTCAGGACGAAGCGGGTACGGAAGAGTAA
- a CDS encoding efflux RND transporter periplasmic adaptor subunit, with amino-acid sequence MKKILYIFLGIALLGAVAGMFYYLYAKSQEKPVVFETESPFKTNIVKKTVATGAITPRKEIEVKSHVSGVVDELFTEAGDVIKKGQLIARIKVIPDVARLNQAESNVKTARINFENAEREYKRQKGLFDQQVISKQEFNEFEVSYKLREQELDAAKDNLQIVKEGATKKKGSVSNLVYSTAEGMVLEVPVKEGNFVIESNTFNDGTTLASVANMGEMIFEGKVDESEVGKIKEGMKLKLKVAALQSESFDALLEFISPKGKEEEGAVQFEVKAAVTLKDSTFLRSGYSANADIVLDHRDSVMAIKESLLIFDKEDGKTYVEVETTEQEFEKREVKTGLSDGINIEVLKGVEKEDKIKKQK; translated from the coding sequence ATGAAAAAGATACTTTACATTTTTTTGGGAATAGCCCTTCTGGGAGCCGTAGCCGGCATGTTCTATTACCTGTACGCCAAATCCCAAGAGAAACCCGTAGTCTTCGAAACAGAATCGCCATTCAAGACTAACATCGTAAAGAAGACCGTAGCTACCGGCGCCATAACTCCTCGCAAGGAAATCGAGGTGAAGTCGCACGTCTCAGGAGTCGTGGACGAACTCTTCACCGAGGCCGGAGACGTCATCAAGAAAGGACAGCTTATCGCCCGCATCAAGGTAATTCCGGATGTGGCACGTCTCAACCAGGCCGAATCGAACGTCAAAACGGCTCGCATCAACTTTGAGAACGCGGAAAGGGAGTACAAGCGCCAAAAAGGGCTTTTCGACCAACAAGTCATTTCGAAGCAGGAGTTCAACGAATTCGAAGTGAGCTACAAGCTACGCGAACAGGAGCTTGACGCGGCCAAAGACAACCTCCAGATCGTTAAGGAGGGCGCTACGAAGAAAAAGGGCTCCGTTTCAAACCTTGTGTACTCTACCGCCGAAGGAATGGTGCTGGAGGTTCCCGTAAAAGAAGGTAACTTCGTGATCGAAAGTAACACCTTCAACGACGGAACCACACTTGCTTCCGTGGCCAACATGGGCGAGATGATCTTCGAAGGAAAGGTGGACGAGTCGGAAGTAGGCAAGATCAAGGAAGGCATGAAGCTTAAGCTTAAAGTCGCCGCCCTGCAGAGCGAGTCTTTCGACGCCTTGTTGGAGTTCATTTCACCGAAGGGCAAAGAGGAAGAAGGCGCCGTACAGTTCGAAGTGAAGGCGGCCGTTACGCTTAAGGACAGCACCTTCCTGCGTTCGGGATACAGCGCAAACGCCGACATCGTACTTGACCACCGCGACAGCGTTATGGCCATCAAGGAAAGTCTTCTCATCTTCGACAAGGAAGACGGCAAGACTTATGTGGAAGTGGAGACTACCGAACAAGAGTTCGAAAAGCGGGAAGTGAAGACCGGCCTGTCAGACGGCATCAATATCGAGGTGCTCAAAGGTGTGGAGAAAGAGGACAAGATCAAGAAACAGAAATAA
- a CDS encoding ABC transporter permease, which yields MFDWDKWQEILFTIRKNKLRSFLTAFSVSWGVFMLILLLGAGSGLRNGVESQFRDDAINSLWISPGQTSIPYKGSKPGRSIRMTNEDYEVLSSTIEGVEKITARYNIWGEFTVRYKDKYSAFDIRSCHPDHRYLEKTIMTGGRFLNQLDIDEKRKVCVIGSQVKSILFDDGTDPLGEWIDVKGIPYRIVGTYEDNGNERETRIIYIPISTAQTAYGGGNRIHRLMLTMGDASLEESKVIEEKVRATLSERHQYSPEDDRAMYINNGVEDYERFSNIFKGIDMLMWFIGFFTILAGIVGVSNIMMIVVKERTREIGVRKALGAPPRSIVGLFISEAVLITFIAGFVGMFLGVLLVDAIGSAGIDFEFFKSPQANIKVAVGASIILIVAGAIAGWIPARKASQISPIEALKDE from the coding sequence ATGTTCGACTGGGACAAATGGCAAGAAATACTTTTTACCATCCGAAAGAACAAGCTTAGGTCTTTCCTCACGGCGTTCAGCGTATCGTGGGGAGTGTTTATGCTTATTTTATTACTCGGGGCGGGTTCCGGCCTTCGCAATGGTGTGGAAAGCCAATTCCGCGACGACGCCATCAACAGCCTTTGGATTAGTCCCGGCCAAACCTCCATCCCATACAAAGGATCCAAACCCGGCCGTTCGATCCGGATGACCAACGAGGATTACGAAGTGCTCAGCTCCACTATAGAAGGAGTGGAAAAGATAACTGCCAGATACAACATTTGGGGCGAGTTCACCGTCCGCTACAAGGACAAATATTCAGCCTTCGATATCCGTTCCTGCCACCCGGACCACCGCTATCTGGAAAAGACGATCATGACTGGCGGACGGTTCCTAAACCAACTCGATATAGACGAGAAAAGGAAAGTTTGCGTAATCGGATCCCAAGTCAAAAGCATCCTTTTCGATGACGGAACCGACCCGCTTGGCGAATGGATAGACGTAAAAGGCATCCCCTACCGCATTGTGGGCACTTACGAAGATAATGGCAACGAACGCGAAACGCGCATAATATACATCCCTATCAGCACGGCCCAAACCGCCTATGGCGGGGGTAACCGGATCCACAGGCTAATGCTCACAATGGGAGACGCGTCGCTGGAAGAAAGTAAAGTCATCGAGGAGAAAGTCAGGGCCACGCTATCCGAAAGGCACCAATACTCACCTGAGGATGACAGAGCCATGTATATCAACAACGGTGTGGAAGATTACGAACGCTTCAGCAACATATTCAAGGGAATCGACATGTTGATGTGGTTTATCGGCTTCTTCACTATTTTGGCCGGCATCGTAGGCGTCAGCAATATCATGATGATCGTGGTAAAAGAACGTACTCGGGAAATTGGTGTCAGGAAGGCTTTGGGAGCCCCGCCCCGCTCTATTGTCGGGCTTTTTATCAGCGAAGCTGTACTTATCACCTTTATCGCAGGCTTTGTAGGGATGTTTCTGGGCGTGCTTCTCGTCGATGCCATAGGGTCGGCGGGGATTGACTTCGAGTTCTTCAAGTCACCACAAGCCAATATTAAGGTGGCTGTAGGCGCTTCGATCATACTTATAGTCGCAGGCGCAATAGCGGGCTGGATTCCCGCCAGAAAAGCATCGCAAATCAGTCCTATCGAGGCGTTAAAAGACGAATAA
- a CDS encoding T3SS effector HopA1 family protein gives MYYRKKKPKKYSFDGSSASGLAKMPAFRLGDSDGDTGNGTTTYTPVETLSSLYLAYPNVDGTMRNICSVGPRTRLLADFSDLVYGEYRHKMSDWVKVVGPEGAWYAYEGGLAHFPPADDYMQLMRFLRSVWAMRAELLEERSFVHEFVYQLANRHGGEVDCGDRQGFLKELEGLMLHHAVGEGKVLAQDLGEYVTVGDLKSGPATQWDREFFHFEGVGKPDERPADFKFYINPHPAKIPEVLRFVLDRVVNSPRFPEIGAVKVIGFAEHAIRNDLIVMYADTEEGLLKAKDILIKYVEANPESFQDVTPPMSEPIARGVAIAREPIGLTYNIGAGGFRDVGKSEHYDFLVKVLDLLDSSTEVPGELDELLTKKLSEDMSEVMSSENGPRDVSKAVFDVYREYMSQLGIGEGEALFTSFSKSHKQFREPGKVLVGERNVSFSSLRSYLVADALLVSGNVFEDFVSEVMKRFVSGRINFWRPSRNLGDGTLV, from the coding sequence ATGTATTACAGGAAGAAGAAACCTAAGAAATATTCCTTTGACGGTAGCTCCGCGTCGGGCTTGGCCAAGATGCCGGCCTTCCGTTTGGGGGATTCGGACGGTGATACGGGAAACGGAACGACAACATATACTCCTGTAGAGACTTTGTCTTCCCTTTATTTAGCCTACCCGAACGTAGATGGGACAATGCGAAACATATGTAGCGTAGGGCCCAGAACCCGACTATTGGCTGACTTCTCGGATTTGGTTTACGGTGAATATCGCCATAAGATGAGTGACTGGGTAAAAGTGGTGGGGCCGGAGGGAGCTTGGTACGCCTATGAAGGCGGTTTGGCCCATTTCCCCCCGGCTGATGACTACATGCAGTTGATGCGTTTCCTCAGGTCGGTTTGGGCTATGAGAGCCGAGCTTTTGGAAGAACGGAGCTTTGTGCACGAGTTTGTGTACCAATTGGCTAACCGCCACGGAGGCGAGGTCGATTGCGGAGACAGGCAAGGGTTTTTGAAAGAGCTGGAAGGGTTAATGTTACACCATGCGGTGGGTGAGGGCAAAGTGTTAGCTCAAGATTTGGGCGAATACGTAACGGTGGGTGACCTAAAGAGCGGTCCGGCAACCCAATGGGACCGTGAGTTTTTTCATTTCGAAGGTGTGGGTAAGCCTGATGAGAGGCCTGCCGACTTTAAGTTCTACATTAACCCGCACCCCGCCAAGATACCGGAGGTATTGCGTTTTGTGCTGGACCGTGTGGTAAACAGTCCTCGCTTTCCGGAGATAGGGGCAGTTAAGGTTATCGGTTTCGCCGAGCATGCCATCCGCAACGACCTGATAGTGATGTATGCCGATACCGAGGAAGGCTTGCTTAAGGCCAAGGATATACTGATAAAGTACGTGGAGGCTAATCCGGAGAGCTTTCAAGATGTGACACCCCCAATGTCCGAACCCATAGCCAGAGGCGTGGCCATAGCCCGCGAGCCGATAGGGTTGACTTATAATATAGGGGCCGGCGGGTTTAGGGACGTGGGAAAAAGTGAGCATTATGACTTCCTTGTCAAGGTTTTGGACCTTCTGGATTCATCTACCGAGGTGCCGGGCGAACTGGACGAGCTGTTGACAAAGAAGTTGAGTGAGGATATGTCGGAAGTAATGTCCTCGGAAAACGGGCCGAGGGACGTAAGCAAAGCGGTGTTTGATGTGTACCGTGAGTATATGAGCCAGCTAGGGATAGGAGAGGGGGAAGCCCTGTTTACATCCTTTTCGAAGTCTCATAAACAATTTAGGGAGCCCGGGAAAGTGCTGGTCGGTGAGCGCAACGTGTCTTTTTCGTCGCTTAGATCTTATCTTGTGGCCGATGCGTTGTTGGTGTCAGGCAATGTCTTCGAAGATTTTGTGAGCGAGGTAATGAAGCGTTTCGTTTCGGGGAGAATCAATTTTTGGCGTCCGTCAAGGAATTTGGGAGACGGGACATTGGTCTGA
- a CDS encoding sodium ion-translocating decarboxylase subunit beta produces MDILDKLFDMTALGQLSGSPGTWIMIVVGLGLLYLGIVKEYEPLLLVPIAFGVILANSLGSGLGIVPSTPEIEHMTLLEIAKHHGILNFLYYALIKTGFLPPIIFMGVGALTDFGPMLRNLRLAFFGAAAQIGIFTVVLAAVAMGFTLKEAASLGIIGGADGPTAIYTTIMLAPHLLGPIAIAAYSYMALVPVIIPLVARLTMTKEEYLINMKQQDKKYPSAKPIKNLRVAKILFPLVTGGIVAILVPSAVPLVGMLLFGNLIKEVGANTGRLKDAATGAIMNSATIFLGLTVGATMTADTFLNMKTLGIIVGGFLAFAISIAGGIFAVKAYNLFAKKKINPLIGATGLSAVPMASRVANDIALKHDPRNHILQYAMASNISGVIGSAVAAGVLISFLS; encoded by the coding sequence ATGGATATTTTAGATAAACTGTTCGATATGACGGCCCTTGGCCAGCTGTCCGGCAGTCCGGGGACATGGATCATGATCGTCGTCGGGTTGGGACTGTTGTACTTGGGCATCGTAAAGGAGTATGAACCGCTACTGCTGGTTCCTATCGCTTTCGGCGTTATTCTGGCCAATTCGTTGGGTAGCGGCTTGGGTATAGTGCCCTCCACGCCGGAGATAGAACACATGACTCTGCTGGAAATAGCCAAGCACCACGGCATACTCAACTTTCTGTACTACGCCCTGATCAAGACCGGATTCCTTCCGCCTATCATCTTTATGGGGGTAGGGGCGCTTACCGACTTCGGCCCTATGCTGAGGAACCTTCGTTTGGCATTCTTCGGAGCGGCCGCGCAGATAGGTATCTTCACCGTAGTGTTGGCGGCGGTGGCCATGGGCTTTACGCTCAAAGAGGCCGCTTCGTTGGGTATCATCGGCGGTGCCGACGGGCCTACGGCCATCTACACTACCATCATGTTGGCTCCTCACTTACTAGGTCCCATCGCTATAGCCGCGTACTCTTATATGGCATTGGTGCCTGTGATCATTCCTTTGGTCGCAAGGCTTACGATGACCAAAGAGGAGTACCTGATCAATATGAAGCAACAGGACAAGAAATACCCCAGCGCAAAACCCATAAAGAACCTGCGGGTAGCCAAGATTCTGTTCCCACTGGTGACGGGCGGTATAGTGGCCATTTTGGTCCCTTCAGCCGTGCCTTTGGTGGGTATGTTGCTTTTCGGTAACCTGATCAAGGAAGTGGGCGCCAATACCGGACGCCTCAAAGACGCCGCTACGGGCGCCATTATGAATTCGGCCACGATATTCCTGGGCCTTACCGTAGGCGCCACCATGACGGCCGATACCTTCCTTAATATGAAAACGTTGGGCATTATCGTAGGCGGGTTCCTTGCTTTCGCGATTTCCATCGCTGGCGGAATCTTCGCGGTGAAGGCCTATAACCTTTTCGCCAAGAAGAAAATCAATCCGCTGATAGGTGCTACCGGCCTTAGCGCCGTGCCTATGGCCTCGAGGGTGGCCAACGACATAGCGCTGAAACACGACCCAAGGAACCATATCCTGCAATACGCTATGGCTTCCAACATCTCGGGCGTGATCGGTTCAGCTGTGGCCGCGGGTGTTTTGATATCGTTCTTAAGTTAG
- a CDS encoding ABC transporter permease: protein MFDYEKWQEILATVSKNKLRTALTMFGVFWGIFMLIILLGAGQGLKNGVAGDFAAWNTNSGFVWTQKTTMPYAGFKPGRYYQLDWDDYLNIRDQTEGLQYLAPRIQLGNYGNNNNVVRDQESGAFSVYGDTPQYAKIALRDYPKGRFINENDMAEKRKVCVIGKRVQEVLYKDDETVIGTHIRINGIFFKVIGIYHSRRKQGAKYDEDDIHIPFTTYQNAFGSGNRVGWFAFGAFPDYDATKVESSIRKAVGARHSVHPDDKAAIGSANLSKEFNQIKGLFLGIEGFNWLVGACTLLAGAIGISNIMLIVVKERTKEIGIRKSLGATPWSIISLILQESVALTAFAGLLGLLFGVGVLEYLSKMMGGPGGGSGVFTDPTVDFNVAMVALIVIILFGLVAGLLPAKKAASIHPIEAMRAD from the coding sequence ATGTTCGATTACGAAAAATGGCAAGAAATACTGGCCACCGTCAGCAAGAACAAACTGCGGACCGCCCTGACCATGTTCGGGGTCTTTTGGGGCATTTTTATGCTGATCATACTATTGGGTGCGGGCCAAGGCCTTAAGAACGGCGTTGCGGGAGACTTCGCCGCTTGGAACACAAACAGCGGTTTCGTCTGGACACAGAAGACCACCATGCCTTACGCCGGGTTCAAACCTGGTCGCTATTACCAGCTCGACTGGGATGATTACCTCAATATCAGGGATCAGACCGAAGGTTTGCAATATTTGGCTCCTCGGATACAGCTCGGTAACTACGGTAACAACAATAACGTGGTAAGGGACCAGGAATCCGGAGCCTTCAGCGTATACGGTGACACGCCCCAATACGCCAAAATCGCCCTGAGGGATTATCCAAAAGGACGATTCATAAACGAAAATGACATGGCCGAAAAAAGAAAAGTCTGTGTTATAGGCAAGCGTGTGCAGGAAGTACTTTACAAAGACGACGAAACGGTTATCGGTACCCATATACGAATCAACGGAATTTTCTTCAAGGTAATCGGTATTTACCACTCTCGCAGAAAGCAGGGCGCCAAGTACGACGAAGATGACATCCACATCCCGTTCACGACATACCAAAACGCTTTCGGCTCGGGTAACCGTGTCGGATGGTTCGCCTTCGGGGCTTTTCCGGATTACGACGCAACGAAAGTGGAAAGTAGCATTAGAAAAGCCGTGGGCGCAAGGCATAGCGTACACCCCGATGACAAGGCCGCCATCGGTTCGGCCAACCTCAGCAAGGAATTCAACCAAATCAAAGGACTGTTCCTAGGTATCGAAGGTTTCAATTGGCTTGTCGGGGCTTGCACATTGTTGGCCGGCGCTATCGGCATAAGCAATATCATGCTGATTGTAGTCAAGGAGAGAACAAAAGAGATAGGCATCCGGAAATCTTTGGGAGCGACTCCTTGGTCCATTATCTCGCTGATCCTGCAAGAATCCGTAGCCCTCACCGCTTTCGCAGGGTTACTTGGCTTGTTATTCGGCGTTGGGGTTTTGGAATATCTTTCCAAAATGATGGGAGGCCCGGGCGGTGGCTCCGGCGTATTCACGGACCCTACAGTCGATTTCAACGTCGCAATGGTCGCCTTGATCGTAATCATTCTTTTCGGTCTAGTAGCGGGCCTTCTGCCCGCCAAGAAAGCGGCTTCCATTCACCCGATAGAGGCTATGAGAGCCGACTGA
- a CDS encoding tetratricopeptide repeat protein, translating to MKRLFVSILCAVMVSGGAMAQKPVKGSVNKAKLALEKGKVEDAKIQIDAAFKNDAKGKVAKKVNSWFVKGEVYEKLAIDSTRTDIVDKQDLATSVSSFNTVLDKFQKSQDYVVLATQRIDNLWRTFFNSAAGKYESGEYSAAVADFENALVVRPTDSLTLLYSGITSQLGEMPEKALGFYDQMIKTVGADTTIWQQVIVLKKQEGDTLGALATAKEAKAMFPENKNIVSQELSLLIELDKIQEAETAMKAQIERDPNNPSYYYNLGYILDAQKKSDEALEAYKKAVELDPDYYDAIFNIAVVYYKEGSAIYDKARQMSWKEYEKNGKKVEEEAKVYFKKALPYLQRASEIKPESREALEALSSAYQILGENDKFEAIQKQIEALGQ from the coding sequence ATGAAACGATTATTCGTCAGCATCCTGTGCGCCGTGATGGTATCCGGTGGGGCCATGGCACAAAAGCCGGTGAAAGGTTCCGTAAACAAGGCGAAACTTGCCTTGGAAAAAGGTAAAGTAGAGGACGCTAAGATTCAGATTGACGCTGCGTTCAAAAACGACGCCAAAGGAAAAGTTGCCAAAAAGGTTAACTCTTGGTTCGTAAAAGGCGAAGTGTACGAAAAGTTGGCGATTGACTCGACTCGTACAGATATTGTCGACAAGCAAGATCTCGCTACTTCGGTATCTTCTTTCAATACGGTTCTTGATAAATTCCAGAAGAGTCAGGACTACGTGGTTCTCGCTACTCAGCGTATCGACAACTTGTGGAGAACATTCTTCAACTCAGCTGCCGGAAAGTACGAGAGCGGAGAATACTCGGCTGCCGTTGCCGATTTCGAGAACGCTTTGGTTGTTCGTCCTACCGACTCGTTGACGTTGCTTTACTCAGGTATCACTTCTCAGTTGGGTGAAATGCCTGAAAAAGCCCTCGGATTCTATGATCAGATGATCAAGACTGTTGGTGCCGACACTACAATCTGGCAGCAGGTTATCGTATTGAAAAAACAGGAAGGCGATACGCTCGGAGCTTTGGCTACAGCCAAAGAAGCTAAGGCCATGTTCCCTGAAAACAAGAATATCGTGTCTCAGGAATTGAGTCTTCTTATCGAGTTGGACAAAATCCAAGAGGCTGAGACCGCTATGAAGGCTCAGATCGAGAGAGATCCAAACAACCCTTCTTACTACTACAACTTGGGTTACATCCTTGACGCTCAGAAGAAATCTGACGAAGCGCTTGAGGCGTACAAAAAAGCTGTAGAGCTTGATCCTGATTACTACGACGCTATCTTCAACATTGCCGTTGTATACTACAAAGAAGGTTCGGCTATCTATGACAAAGCTCGTCAGATGAGCTGGAAAGAGTACGAGAAAAACGGTAAGAAAGTAGAGGAAGAAGCTAAGGTTTACTTCAAGAAAGCTCTCCCTTACCTGCAGCGTGCTAGCGAGATTAAGCCTGAAAGCCGTGAAGCTCTCGAAGCGCTTAGCTCTGCTTACCAGATCTTGGGTGAGAACGACAAATTCGAAGCCATACAGAAGCAAATCGAAGCTTTGGGACAGTAA